Within the Polymorphobacter megasporae genome, the region CCGGGCGGCAGGCTGGGCGCACGCCGCAATGGGAGTGAGCATCAGCGCAAAGGCCGCGCTGCGAAAAGATAGCACCTTGGTCATGGTCTGGACCTTCAACAGAGTATCACGCTCGACCGCGGACGGACCGCTCGATGAGCGGCCCGTCCGCGGGCAATCGGCCGTTAGCGGTAGCGCCAACCGCCACGCCACGAATAGCGATGGCCCCAGTAGCGATGCCCGTCCCAATAACCGCGGCCGGGATAGAACACGCCGACCCGAACGCCCGGCGCGACAAAGCCGGGGCCGTAATTCGGGCGGCAATAGCCACCGGGGCCGCGGTGCCCGCCCGGGCCGCAGCCTTGCGCCGCTTGCGCCGGTGCCACCGCCACCAACGCCGCTCCAGCCGCGATCGCGGCAAGCAGGATAGTCTTCATGATCGTCTCCTCGCATTCATGCCGGCGACCTCTCTGACCGCCGAACACCCTGTTGAACGTAAGCCCGCGTCGCTTCCGTCGCTCGGCGGGCCCGGCCGTCAAAATAGACCTTTGACTCCCGGTCTGGCGGACGCGTTGAGCGTGCCGGTCAGAGGTGTAGAGACCGGCGCATGATCCTTGACACGCTCGGCTGCCGCATCTGCATCATGG harbors:
- a CDS encoding GCG_CRPN prefix-to-repeats domain-containing protein — protein: MKTILLAAIAAGAALVAVAPAQAAQGCGPGGHRGPGGYCRPNYGPGFVAPGVRVGVFYPGRGYWDGHRYWGHRYSWRGGWRYR